The DNA segment TGAGGCGGGAGGCGGAGGTTGGCATCGTCAGAACCGACACCTTGGAACGAATGACTCAGGAGGGTAAGCTGAATCAGGCTGAACTGCGTATCATTGCACCCAAGAGTTATGAAGATTTTCCCTATGCCGTAAGTACGCCACTCTATCCGGAGTGGCCCTTTTCCCAACTACCCCATACCTCTCAAATGATAGCAAGAGAGGTGGCTGTAGCTTTGCTGGAACTACCACCAGATCACGCGGCAGCTCGTGACGCCCGTATTCATGGCTGGACCATCCCGGAGAATTACCAAACAGTGCATGATCTGTTAGCCCTGCTGGAGATGCCGCCCTATGACAAAAACCTAAAAGATGAGTTGTATAAATCGATCACGGAAATTTGGTACTGGTACCTGTTGATTCTGGTGATCCTTTTGGTTCTGGGCATACTATTCATGCGACTGATTCGCCTCAACCGATCACTGACGGCCCATAAAAAGTCCCTCGAGGAGAGTGAACAGGCACAAATTGTCACCTTTGAACAAGCCCCAGTTGGTCTCGCTCATATCAGTTTGAATGGAAACATAGTACGCCTCAACCATAGACTAAGTGAAATTGTCGCACTCTCGCCTAAGCAAATCATTGATATCAACCTCAAGGATCTGCTTTTCAGCGACGATATCCCCATCTGCACGAGCGCCTTTGACAAGCTTAGGAATAGAGAGATGGGCAGTGTGTCATCCCAATTGCGCCTGGTTTGCGCCAATGGCGCAACAAAATGGATCCAGCTTTCCCTGTCAACAACACCCAAACATCGCAACAACGATTATCTGATTGCCGTGATCGACGATATCGATCATTACAAAACAATCGAAGAGGAGTCGTTACACATCAGACAACAGAAGGAACTGATATTGGATATCGCAGATGACGGTATTATCGGCATCGACAGTCATGCCAATCACACCTTCGTTAACCCTGCCGCGGCAGATATGCTGGGTTATACCATCGATGAATTACTTGACAGAAACAGCCATACTGTATGGCACCATAGCAGAGAAGACGGCAGCGACTATCCGATATCGGAATGCCCAATTACCCGGGTACTTCAACATGGTAAGAAACATCGTGGTGAACATGAAACAATATGGCGAAAAGACGGTAAATCCATACAAGTGGATTATGTCAGCACCCCTATTAAAGATGGAGAGAGGATAATCGGAGCAGTGGTGATCTTTCACCGTAACACCATTTCCATCCCTGACAAACCAACGGCATCGGTAACATGAAAAATGGTAGGTTAGTTCGAATCTACCTGCTTCTAATAGTAGTAGTCTGCACATTTGGAGGCGTGTTGTTTTGGGGCATCTATCAACAAACCCAAAATAATGTTGTAAATGAACTGAAACTCGAATCGAACAACCTCATCAATCAGTTAACAAAACAGTTAAGCCTCGCTTTTATCGAGGTCCACTCTGACTTGCTGTATATAATCGAACAAAAAGAGCTGCGCGATCTTGCCATTGAAAACACGAAGCAATCTGCAGTCAGAAATATACAGGAATCCTGGAAATCACTTGCACTGCAACGCAAACGATATGACCAGATACGCTTTCTTGATATCAACGGCCAAGAACAGGTGCGAATTAACTATGATAAAGGGAACCCCGTTGTAGTAAACGAGAAGGATTTACAATCGAAAAAATACCGCTACTATTTTACAGAATCCATCAATAATCTGCCTGGCACCATCTATAGCTCCCCACTCGATCTGAATGTTGAAAAACAGCAGATAGAACTACCATTGAAACCGACGATTCGATTTGCCTCACCCGTTACCGACAGTAATGGCAATACCATCGGTGCTGTCATACTCAACTACCTGGCTGATAATATTCTGAACAAGTTTCGCAGAATATCTGCCGGATATTCCGGGGATGCGATTCTACTCAATTGGCAGGGTTACACCTTACTCAGCCCAGAGAGCGCCCAGGATTGGGGATTCATGTTTCCCGACAGTCCGCAAACAGGGATCAACGTTGAGCATACCGATGTATGGAAGAGCATACAAAAGCTACACCGCGGTCAAAAAATCAACACCCATGGGCTTTACACTTTCGACTCGATCCATCCATCCGGTGAATTAATTGATAATTTCTGCGCCAGTTGTCTGCGCGTACTTTTACATGTACCGAAAGAGTTGATAGATGCAAGAATATGGCGGCAACTTGCAAACACTGTAAAATTCTTGGGTGCTACGCTCACAGTCATGCTTATTGTTTTAGCAATAGCGATATGGAACCGTGAGAAACAGAAGGTTAACGAACAACAAATTCAGCGTCTGAATAAAAAAATCTCCAACGAACATGAGCTATTCCTTAGCGGACCCAGCATTATTGCCAAACTTCGCAATGAATTGGGTTGGCCGGTTGAATTCATTTCCACCAATGTACATGAGCTACTCGGTTATGAGATGGACAGTTTTACAAGTGGTAAATTGTCATTTTCCAATATCATTGACCCAGAGTATCTACAACACTTTTCCCAGGAAAATGTCCAAGCGGATCAGGATCGGGTAACCGAATTCAAACGCAGTCCGTATAAAATCATCGACCGCTCAAGACAGCACAAGTGGGTTCAGGACACGACCCATATCATCCGTGACGAACTGGGCAGGCTAACTCACTTCTTTGTCCATATCAGCGACATCACCCACCTTAAACAGATTGAAGAACAACTCACTGAATCTCACAACTATATTCAGAGAGTCGTGGATGCGATTGCCGATCCCACGCTGGTCATCGACATAAACAACCATCAATTGCAACTGGTAAACAAGTCTGCACTTAATCTCTACACCAATGAAAAACAGTTGAAAAAAGACATGACTTGCTACCGCCTTTCCCACAAACGCAACACACCTTGCAGCGGCAAGCACGACCCATGCCCGATTGCTGAGATTCAAAAGACAAAAAAAGCCGTATCCGTGGTACATAAACACTATGACAATGAAGGAAGAGTCATGCATGTTGATGTCCGCGCCACGCCAATCTTTGATGAATCAGGGGAGCATCTAGTGCAGATCATCGAATCTCACCGGGACATCACCGACACCATCAACATGGAAAAACAGCTACTCCATATAGCTGAAACCGATCGCCTGACTCAGATCTATAATCGAACAAAATTCGATGAAGAGTTGAAAAATCAGATTGCCTGGGCTGGCTTGACCAACAATTATTTCGGCCTGATCATGCTTGATCTCGATCATTTCAAGGAGGTTAATGACAACCACGGTCATGATGTAGGCGACAAAGTATTGAAAACAACCGTGGAACTGTTACACAAAAGAATCCGAAAGTCGGATATCCTCGCCCGCTGGGGGGGTGAAGAGTTCATGATAATCACCCCTCAGATCCAACAGGACGACCTACTCTCAATGGTAGAGTCGCTGCGCACTGCTATCGAAGAGATCAAGCACCCTAAGGTCGGCGCGGTCACGGCCAGTTTTGGTGCCAGCATGCTTACCCCCAATGACAATATCAAATCGTTGCTGAAACGGGTGGATATGGCACTCTACCGTTCGAAGAACAGTGGCCGCAATCGTTGCACCATTCTCTAATTATCCCCTACAATCCACACCCGCCGATACTTGTCATCAAATCTGATCTAAGCCAATAAACAGTGAATTTCTAACTTGTTCACGGTGTGGTGTCACAAACATAAATAATAGCGGTTGAAAACTATCCGAACGGATGAGAAATAGAGTAACATCTGCCCCGGCGGTAAATGCTGCCACCAAATCATGCTCCCTAATTTGGTTTCACTATGACCTGACATCCACTCAGGCCAACCCAATCAAAGGAGTCAGATAGCAGAATCATGAGGTACTATGATGAACAAAACGACCTATGTTGCAGGTATCTGCCTGCTTGGTTCCATGCTCACAGGCTGCGGCGGCAGTAATGAGTTTACACCGGTTTCAGGCATGGACGGTGTGGATATCTATGCCAATGCCTGTTCAAGCTGCCATGGGGAAAACGGAAGCGGCAAATTCGGCTTTTTGCTGAAACTGGCGGGTTCCGAAGAGACCACAGATCAGATCGTAGGCAAGATCCGTAACGGAGGTCACATCATGCCTGCATTCCCGAACATCGACACCCAGCAAGCCAAGCTCGTTGCCGACTATCTCAAGTCGTTGTAGCGCCCCATCTAGGCATCATTTGATGTTCAATATCCAGTTGATCGAGAACCCGGCCTACCATGAAGTCGACGATCTCCTGGAGTGTCGTGGGATTATGGTAGAAACCGGGATTGGCGGGCATAATCACAGCCCCCATGCGACTCAACTTGAGCATGTTCTCCAGGTGGATATCTGAAAAAGGGGTTTCCCGCACTACCAGGATCAGCTTACGGCGCTCTTTCAACACCACATCCGCGGACCGCTCGATCAGATCGTTGCTTGCACCACAGGCAATGGCCGACAAGGTACCGGTGGTACAGGGACAGACCACCATGGCGGCGGGAGGGTTCGATCCACTCGCAACGGGAGCCATCCACTGCTGTCTGCCGAATACCTGCAATTGACCGGGTGCTACGTGAAACCTTTGAGTCAGCTGCTTTTCCATCTCTGCAGGCTGCCCCGGCAGATCCAGATCGCTCTCCATTTTCAACACGATCTGCCCCGCCTGGCTGACCATCAGATAGATATCCTTTTCAGCTGCAATCAACGCTTCAAGCAAACGCAATGCATAGGCGCTTCCCGATGCACCGGTAATAGCTACAGCGATAGGGTCCCGCTTCTGCTTCATGATCTTAACCTCTATTTCAGGGCATCCAACAGACGTTGATGTATCGCTTCGAAGCCGCCGTTACTCATCACCAGAATCCGGTCCCCCGGTCGAGCCATCGCCACAACCCGAGTGACCATCGATGCGGTGTCGTCAAAGAGTTCGGCTCTGTCGCCCAGGGATGCCAGTGCGACAGCCGCATCCCATGCCAGATCATCGGGTAGCAACATCATCACCTGGTCTGCGGCCTCCAGTGCGTCCGCCAAGCGATCTGCATGCACTCCCCGCTTCATGGTATTCGACCTGGGTTCCAGCAAGGCGATAATACGCGCATCACCAACCTGGTTACGTAAACCGTCCAGGGTTGTCGCTATGGCAGTCGGGTGATGCGCGAAATCGTCATACACACGCACCCCATGTACCTCACCCCGCAACTCCATGCGCCGCTTGACATTCTTGAAGCTGCTTAAGGCCTCTATCGCACTCCCGGGTGGTACGCCGGCATGGCGGGCTGCCGCCAGTGCCGCCAGTGCGTTTGCCACATTGTGTCTACCTATCAGGTCCCAACTGACCCGCCCATGGTTCTCACCTTCACAGATGACATTGAAGCTGTGACCATCAGCAGCAACCTGTTCCGCATGCCAACCCGCCTCGATCTCCGGATCGAAAAACTCCAGCGGCGTCCAGACCCCCATGTCCAGGACCTCACTCAGATTACCATCGTTGAGCGGGCTGATGATCAATCCCTCGGCAGGAACCGTCCGCACCAGATGGTGAAACTGGCGCTGTATCATCGAGAGGTCATCGAAGATATCGGCATGATCGAACTCAAGATTGTTCATAATCAACGTGCGCGGCCGGTAGTGGACGAATTTGGAGCGTTTGTCGAAAAATGCGGTATCGTACTCATCTGCCTCCACCACAAAGAACGGGGAGTCTCCCAAGCGGGCGGAGAGGCCAAAGTTTTCCGGAACCCCACCAATAAGAAAACCCGGTTGCAGGCCGGCCTGCTGCAGAATCCAAGCCAGCAAACTGGCGCAGCTGGTCTTGCCATGGGTGCCGGCCACCGCCAACACCCAGCGCCCCTGCAACACATGCTCCGCCAGCCACTGCGGCCCAGAGGTATAGGGCAGGCCCTGATTCAGCATTGCTTCTACCGCCGGATTACCCCGGGACATGGCGTTACCCACCACAACCACGTCAGGCGCGGGTTGCAGATGTTCGGCCTCGAACCCCTCTAGCAGTTGGATCCCAGCCTGTTGCAATTGGGTGCTCATAGGTGGATAGACATTGGCATCCGAACCGCTGACCTTATGTCCCAGGGCTCGTGCCAGGAGTGCAATACCACCCATGAAGGTACCGCAGATACCGAGGATATGTATATGCATCAACTGGTAACCGGAAATAGATGACTCATGATACTCCATGCCATGAGGTTATAGAGCAGTGCAAACCCGATCCCCAGATTCAAGCTGATCTCAAAGGCATGGCGAAGGATATGCCCGAGCACCACGATGCTCCAGATAAACAACACCAACAACAACAGTTCGGACTCGCTCGACTCACTGCGATGCCGCCAGGCCACCAGGGGTAGCGCGAGCAGACTCAACAGCAGACCGCTCAACAGCATGGCGCTCGCTGTCTGATTGAAACGCGGCAACCTGCCTCTCATACCCAGGGCAGCGGCAAGCACACCCAACATCAGCAACAACCCGAAAAGGTTCTCCAACAGGGCGCGAAACAGCCCCAACCGGGCATCCACGACCATCACTATACCCACCACCAGATTCAGTATCACCAATAACCACAGTAGCGAGTTCGAGGCAGGTAAATCCTGGGGGGTGCGACGCAGCAGACAAAGATCCACCGCACTGTTCAACAGCGCGTTCAAACCCAACACCTCGGCTCAGGGTTCGATTGAGCATGAAACAGATTAAAAGACACCGGATCTACTCCTTCCAGCGGGCTGCATGATTGTCAACTCAGATCCATTGGTTCAAACCTCGTCACCCAGGTTTCTATTCACCACGAAGGGACCCCACGACTGGCATACCGGCATCAGTTCCAGGTTATTCACATTCACATGGGCCGGCAGTGACGTCACCCAATAGACCACCTCGGCGATATCCTCGGCGCTGAGCGGGTGGGTGCCGGTATAGACATCCCCTGCCTGTTGCGCATCGCCCTTCATGCGTACTAGGGAGAACTCGGTTTCCGCCAATCCCGGCTCGATGTTGGTCACACGCAAGGGTGTACCCACAAGATCGGCCAGCAAACCCCTTGAGAACTGCTTCACGAAGGCCTTGCTGCCCCCATAAGCATTGCCCCCTGGATAGGGCCAGCTGGCCGCAACCGAGCCTATGTTCACAATATGACCACGCCGCCGCTTCACCATCCCAGGGAGTATCTGGCGGGTCATATACATCAAGCCCTTGATATTGGTATCGACCATGGTCTCCCAATCGTCCGTATCGGCTTCGTAAGCAGGCTCCATACCCAGGGCTAGTCCGGCATTGTTCACCAATACATCGATATCCCTGAATCCCTCCGGGAGTTGCTCGACGAATCTCTCTACCCCCTTACGCTCCGTCACATCCAATTGCTGCACATGTACGCCACAGCCGGCAGGCAGTGACGCGGCCAACTCTTCCAGTCTTTGCAGGCGTCGCGCACATAGCACCAGATCGTCACCGGCGGCAGCGAAACGGTGAGCACAGGCCTTGCCGAACCCGGAGGAGGCACCGGTTATCAAGATACATTTCTTCATCGTTTTCGAGCCTATATAAATTAATCCAGAATGTATGTGGCTATCCAGGAGCCCCGTACATGAATCCTGTAACCCCCCGTGACCACAGCACGCCCTATCAAAACAGCTCGATGACGGCAGTCCGTCAAGGTCTCGGTATTTATCTTATTCTACTGTAAGGAAACCCAGTCATCATGGCCAGCAGCAGCAGCGCCAAAATGGTGAGATTGCCGAATCTGGCATACAGGGTTTCACCCTCCAGGGGCAGAATCTCCCCCTTCAGCACATGCAGTTCCAATAGGGGCGATGCGGCGATGATTTCACCCCTGGGCCCGATAATGGCGGATATCCCGGTATTGGTCGATCGCAGCAGATAGCGCCCTGTCTCCAAGGCCCGCATCCTGGCGATCTGGAGATGCTGGTGAGGCGCCAGCGACTTGCCGAACCAGGCATCGTTGCTGGCATTGATAAGAAACGCCGCTTCCGGGAGGGCCTCGATCATCTCGGCGCCGAAGGCGTCCTCATAACAGATCGAGAGCCCCGCCAGATAATCCCCTACCCGCATCAGCGGCCTGGCATCCTGTTTGGTGCTGAAATCCGACATGGGAATGGTGAATAGATCCACCAGGGGCCAGAGTATCCCTTTCAATGGCAGATACTCGGTAAAGGGTACCAGGTGACGCTTGTAATATTGATCGCGCTCTTCGTTACCCAGTGCCACCATGGCGTTGTAATAGTGCTCCCGTGCCTGATCCATCTGCACCACACCGAACACCAGATGCGTGTGGTGATTCTTAACGGTATTCTCAAGGGGCTGGATAAAGGCCTCATCCACCTGGAACTGAAACGCTGACACCGCCGTCTCCGGCCATACGATCAGATCACGATCGAAGTTCTCCTTGGTCTTTTTGGCATACAACACCAGGCTCGGCAGCAACTGCTCAGGCAGCCATTTTTCCGCTTGCGGGATGTTCCCCTGAATCAGGGCGACCCTGATCGGATCCCCCATCGGCTGACTCCAGTCGATCTTTGTTCCCAGCCACCCGGCCGACCAGATCAACACCGCCGCGCTCAAATAGCCGACCCGGTAACGGCTGGAGTTTGCCAGGGCAAGCAGCAGAC comes from the Candidatus Thiodiazotropha sp. CDECU1 genome and includes:
- a CDS encoding PhnD/SsuA/transferrin family substrate-binding protein: MFKLLNNPTRQFISILILWFATTLALADTPLVKIGVLAKRGPEKSLERWNATAEYLNDTLPAYRFKIIPMAFDDIQILVKNQMVDFVIVNPGIYVNLSVKYGVRRVLTLINKLSHESQVSNFGSVIFTLRERSSIQNLGDLRDQRVAAVHSTSLGGWIMARRELRVEAIEKWDFASLLFLNTHDAVVNAVLRREAEVGIVRTDTLERMTQEGKLNQAELRIIAPKSYEDFPYAVSTPLYPEWPFSQLPHTSQMIAREVAVALLELPPDHAAARDARIHGWTIPENYQTVHDLLALLEMPPYDKNLKDELYKSITEIWYWYLLILVILLVLGILFMRLIRLNRSLTAHKKSLEESEQAQIVTFEQAPVGLAHISLNGNIVRLNHRLSEIVALSPKQIIDINLKDLLFSDDIPICTSAFDKLRNREMGSVSSQLRLVCANGATKWIQLSLSTTPKHRNNDYLIAVIDDIDHYKTIEEESLHIRQQKELILDIADDGIIGIDSHANHTFVNPAAADMLGYTIDELLDRNSHTVWHHSREDGSDYPISECPITRVLQHGKKHRGEHETIWRKDGKSIQVDYVSTPIKDGERIIGAVVIFHRNTISIPDKPTASVT
- a CDS encoding sensor domain-containing diguanylate cyclase, whose protein sequence is MLYIIEQKELRDLAIENTKQSAVRNIQESWKSLALQRKRYDQIRFLDINGQEQVRINYDKGNPVVVNEKDLQSKKYRYYFTESINNLPGTIYSSPLDLNVEKQQIELPLKPTIRFASPVTDSNGNTIGAVILNYLADNILNKFRRISAGYSGDAILLNWQGYTLLSPESAQDWGFMFPDSPQTGINVEHTDVWKSIQKLHRGQKINTHGLYTFDSIHPSGELIDNFCASCLRVLLHVPKELIDARIWRQLANTVKFLGATLTVMLIVLAIAIWNREKQKVNEQQIQRLNKKISNEHELFLSGPSIIAKLRNELGWPVEFISTNVHELLGYEMDSFTSGKLSFSNIIDPEYLQHFSQENVQADQDRVTEFKRSPYKIIDRSRQHKWVQDTTHIIRDELGRLTHFFVHISDITHLKQIEEQLTESHNYIQRVVDAIADPTLVIDINNHQLQLVNKSALNLYTNEKQLKKDMTCYRLSHKRNTPCSGKHDPCPIAEIQKTKKAVSVVHKHYDNEGRVMHVDVRATPIFDESGEHLVQIIESHRDITDTINMEKQLLHIAETDRLTQIYNRTKFDEELKNQIAWAGLTNNYFGLIMLDLDHFKEVNDNHGHDVGDKVLKTTVELLHKRIRKSDILARWGGEEFMIITPQIQQDDLLSMVESLRTAIEEIKHPKVGAVTASFGASMLTPNDNIKSLLKRVDMALYRSKNSGRNRCTIL
- a CDS encoding c-type cytochrome; the protein is MMNKTTYVAGICLLGSMLTGCGGSNEFTPVSGMDGVDIYANACSSCHGENGSGKFGFLLKLAGSEETTDQIVGKIRNGGHIMPAFPNIDTQQAKLVADYLKSL
- a CDS encoding flavin prenyltransferase UbiX — translated: MKQKRDPIAVAITGASGSAYALRLLEALIAAEKDIYLMVSQAGQIVLKMESDLDLPGQPAEMEKQLTQRFHVAPGQLQVFGRQQWMAPVASGSNPPAAMVVCPCTTGTLSAIACGASNDLIERSADVVLKERRKLILVVRETPFSDIHLENMLKLSRMGAVIMPANPGFYHNPTTLQEIVDFMVGRVLDQLDIEHQMMPRWGATTT
- the mpl gene encoding UDP-N-acetylmuramate:L-alanyl-gamma-D-glutamyl-meso-diaminopimelate ligase produces the protein MHIHILGICGTFMGGIALLARALGHKVSGSDANVYPPMSTQLQQAGIQLLEGFEAEHLQPAPDVVVVGNAMSRGNPAVEAMLNQGLPYTSGPQWLAEHVLQGRWVLAVAGTHGKTSCASLLAWILQQAGLQPGFLIGGVPENFGLSARLGDSPFFVVEADEYDTAFFDKRSKFVHYRPRTLIMNNLEFDHADIFDDLSMIQRQFHHLVRTVPAEGLIISPLNDGNLSEVLDMGVWTPLEFFDPEIEAGWHAEQVAADGHSFNVICEGENHGRVSWDLIGRHNVANALAALAAARHAGVPPGSAIEALSSFKNVKRRMELRGEVHGVRVYDDFAHHPTAIATTLDGLRNQVGDARIIALLEPRSNTMKRGVHADRLADALEAADQVMMLLPDDLAWDAAVALASLGDRAELFDDTASMVTRVVAMARPGDRILVMSNGGFEAIHQRLLDALK
- a CDS encoding SDR family oxidoreductase, producing the protein MKKCILITGASSGFGKACAHRFAAAGDDLVLCARRLQRLEELAASLPAGCGVHVQQLDVTERKGVERFVEQLPEGFRDIDVLVNNAGLALGMEPAYEADTDDWETMVDTNIKGLMYMTRQILPGMVKRRRGHIVNIGSVAASWPYPGGNAYGGSKAFVKQFSRGLLADLVGTPLRVTNIEPGLAETEFSLVRMKGDAQQAGDVYTGTHPLSAEDIAEVVYWVTSLPAHVNVNNLELMPVCQSWGPFVVNRNLGDEV
- the lnt gene encoding apolipoprotein N-acyltransferase; protein product: MPRSIKQTLSVILRYPRITALAAGAITTTAYAPFHIWITALVGPGLLFLLWLERPHHSLRIGFMYGLGLMGSGVSWLHVSIAQFGDLGWLFPLVVTLGFVALLALFYAALGWLAGFFQASRQLSLILVYPALWVLLEWLRGWFLTGFPWLQVGYSQIDSPLAGYGPLLGVLGISWMALVTVGLLLALANSSRYRVGYLSAAVLIWSAGWLGTKIDWSQPMGDPIRVALIQGNIPQAEKWLPEQLLPSLVLYAKKTKENFDRDLIVWPETAVSAFQFQVDEAFIQPLENTVKNHHTHLVFGVVQMDQAREHYYNAMVALGNEERDQYYKRHLVPFTEYLPLKGILWPLVDLFTIPMSDFSTKQDARPLMRVGDYLAGLSICYEDAFGAEMIEALPEAAFLINASNDAWFGKSLAPHQHLQIARMRALETGRYLLRSTNTGISAIIGPRGEIIAASPLLELHVLKGEILPLEGETLYARFGNLTILALLLLAMMTGFPYSRIR